Proteins encoded in a region of the Novipirellula caenicola genome:
- a CDS encoding fructosamine kinase family protein — MKPPSDSDVSAALGQLIDPSTKISDVRGVGGGCISNAMQITLHCDRLGNRTVFAKANEAGFVDNFQSECDGLTALAAAESILIPKPLAVGTAAGRAWLVTEWVETRPQSQNFFADFGRQLAKLHRVTAGSQIGWRSDNFLGSAIQPNTATAGWGEFVAENRIGFQLRWAIDQHRADAKLRRDGEAIVAAMAELLSGRADETSLLHGDLWSGNYLCGTTDDAVGGVPVIIDPAVYYGCREAEFGMLKLFGSCPAEFYDAYQATWPLPDGWQHRINVYVLYHLLNHLNLFGSGYLGQCHQVASEILRSK; from the coding sequence ATGAAACCACCGAGCGACTCTGATGTTTCGGCGGCTCTTGGCCAGCTGATTGACCCGAGCACCAAGATATCCGATGTACGCGGCGTGGGTGGCGGCTGCATTAGTAACGCCATGCAAATCACGCTTCACTGCGATCGGCTCGGCAATCGTACGGTGTTCGCCAAGGCAAACGAGGCTGGGTTTGTCGACAATTTCCAATCCGAATGCGACGGTTTGACCGCGCTTGCCGCGGCCGAATCGATTTTGATCCCCAAACCACTCGCGGTGGGCACGGCGGCCGGGCGAGCGTGGCTGGTCACCGAGTGGGTGGAAACGAGGCCGCAATCGCAAAATTTTTTCGCCGACTTTGGTCGACAATTAGCGAAGCTGCACCGAGTGACCGCCGGCAGCCAGATTGGCTGGAGAAGCGACAATTTTCTCGGTTCAGCGATCCAGCCGAACACGGCGACTGCAGGCTGGGGCGAATTTGTTGCCGAAAACCGCATCGGTTTCCAGCTCCGCTGGGCCATCGACCAACACCGAGCCGACGCGAAGCTGCGTCGCGATGGCGAGGCGATTGTCGCCGCGATGGCTGAATTATTGTCCGGGCGAGCCGACGAAACCTCGCTGCTGCATGGCGATTTATGGAGCGGCAACTATCTTTGCGGAACCACGGACGACGCCGTGGGTGGTGTCCCGGTGATCATCGACCCAGCGGTCTACTATGGGTGTCGTGAGGCGGAATTTGGGATGCTGAAGCTGTTTGGATCCTGCCCGGCAGAGTTTTACGACGCCTACCAGGCGACTTGGCCGCTGCCCGATGGTTGGCAACATCGCATAAACGTCTATGTTCTTTATCATCTGCTGAACCATTTGAACTTGTTCGGAAGCGGTTACCTTGGCCAATGCCACCAAGTCGCAAGCGAAATCTTGCGTTCGAAGTGA
- a CDS encoding redoxin domain-containing protein — translation MNCVRFRIASILVVLLSVAVPTTTTFASDPAAAGGTSLDRIDLIDFRGRTWKLDDFQSDSILVVAMLGTECPLAKLYAIRLGEIQQQYLSQSVRVIGVMSNRQDSLEEIASFAKRQSIEFPLLKDAGNRFADQVAAERTPEVFVYDADRELRYRGRIDDQYGIGYIRDEPRRHDLRIALDELTSGREVSLPQTDTVGCIIGRTKKVVEHSDVTYGGQVAEILRKRCVECHRDGEIAPFSLTDYDEVAGWSDMMAEVVREGRMPPWHASGDHLPFANDRMMSDEEKEILYAWVDAGSPKGDASDLPPLPEKIPGWQLPREPDLVVPVNTESVTIPATGEVRYQYYRVDPKLDEDMWIEAAELKPGNREVVHHILAFAAPKGTRGGLDAARGFLVGYVPGARLELAPKGHAKRIPAGSELIFQVHYTPVGTEQQDQSSLGICFADPESVTHEIVTTSAVQPRLKIPPGEANYETSGTSPRFPAESTLLSMSPHMHVRGKSFRYELETAAGKRSTLLDIPHYDFNWQTTYVLQDPLAVPEGSRIVCTATYDNSEDNLNNPDPTATVRWGDQTWDEMMIGYYHYAVPLSEQARNGVKKPAMTLRERAQALIRNAARLQKFEQLDSDGDGKLARSDTPKKLYGVFDDLDANGDGVLTRQEVESAP, via the coding sequence GTGAATTGCGTTCGCTTCCGAATTGCGTCCATTCTGGTCGTCCTACTGTCTGTGGCGGTACCCACGACGACAACTTTCGCTAGCGACCCTGCGGCCGCCGGCGGCACCTCGCTCGATCGGATCGACCTGATTGATTTCCGGGGTCGAACCTGGAAGCTCGACGATTTCCAGTCCGATTCGATACTGGTGGTCGCGATGCTGGGCACCGAGTGTCCGTTGGCCAAATTGTACGCGATCCGGCTGGGGGAAATTCAACAGCAGTACCTATCGCAGTCGGTTCGTGTGATCGGCGTGATGAGCAATCGCCAAGACTCGCTCGAAGAGATCGCGTCGTTCGCGAAACGCCAATCGATCGAGTTCCCGCTGCTCAAGGACGCTGGCAATCGGTTTGCCGATCAAGTCGCTGCCGAGCGAACGCCGGAGGTATTTGTCTACGACGCCGATCGCGAACTTCGTTATCGCGGCCGAATCGATGACCAGTATGGGATCGGGTACATCCGCGACGAACCGCGTCGTCACGATCTACGGATCGCACTGGATGAATTGACGTCGGGGCGTGAGGTTTCACTGCCGCAAACCGATACGGTCGGATGCATCATCGGCCGGACCAAAAAAGTGGTCGAGCACAGTGACGTAACCTACGGCGGCCAAGTCGCCGAGATTCTACGCAAGCGGTGTGTCGAGTGTCACCGTGATGGCGAGATCGCACCCTTCTCGTTGACCGATTACGACGAGGTCGCGGGTTGGTCCGACATGATGGCCGAGGTGGTTCGCGAAGGCCGGATGCCACCGTGGCACGCCAGCGGTGATCACTTGCCGTTCGCCAACGACCGCATGATGAGCGACGAAGAAAAAGAAATCTTGTATGCCTGGGTTGATGCAGGGTCGCCCAAAGGTGACGCCAGCGATTTGCCGCCGCTGCCCGAAAAAATTCCCGGATGGCAACTGCCGCGTGAACCCGATTTGGTCGTGCCCGTCAATACCGAGAGCGTGACGATTCCCGCGACCGGCGAGGTGCGTTATCAGTACTATCGCGTTGATCCCAAGTTGGACGAAGACATGTGGATCGAAGCAGCCGAGTTGAAACCGGGCAATCGCGAAGTGGTTCATCACATCTTGGCCTTCGCCGCACCCAAGGGAACTCGCGGCGGCTTGGACGCGGCACGTGGTTTTTTGGTCGGCTATGTTCCCGGCGCCCGATTGGAATTGGCGCCCAAGGGGCATGCCAAGCGGATTCCCGCGGGCAGCGAACTGATTTTTCAAGTGCACTACACTCCGGTCGGAACCGAGCAGCAGGACCAAAGTTCGCTGGGGATCTGTTTTGCCGATCCTGAATCGGTTACTCACGAGATCGTGACGACCAGTGCAGTACAGCCGCGTCTAAAAATCCCGCCAGGCGAAGCGAATTACGAGACCTCGGGAACCAGTCCACGTTTTCCCGCCGAATCGACGCTGTTGAGCATGAGTCCGCACATGCATGTGCGGGGCAAATCGTTTCGCTATGAGCTGGAAACGGCGGCGGGCAAACGATCGACGCTGCTGGACATTCCGCACTACGATTTCAATTGGCAGACCACCTACGTGTTACAGGATCCGCTGGCGGTCCCCGAGGGAAGCCGGATCGTTTGTACCGCGACGTATGACAACAGCGAAGACAATTTGAACAATCCCGATCCGACGGCGACGGTTCGCTGGGGCGATCAAACGTGGGACGAAATGATGATCGGCTACTATCACTATGCCGTGCCGCTCAGTGAGCAAGCACGCAACGGAGTGAAGAAACCCGCGATGACGCTACGAGAACGCGCCCAAGCATTGATTCGCAATGCGGCTCGTCTGCAGAAATTCGAGCAACTCGACAGCGACGGCGATGGCAAGCTCGCCCGCAGCGATACTCCTAAAAAACTGTACGGAGTGTTCGATGATTTGGATGCCAACGGCGACGGCGTCTTAACAAGACAAGAGGTCGAATCGGCGCCGTAA
- a CDS encoding heavy-metal-associated domain-containing protein, which produces MSNWVRSTGLVAGLMLLAVSVFAPSPVQAADPAKSQIVMTVGEMCGGCVKKISKRFEGVKGVAKVQCSIEKKSVTVVPDQGVRLSPKGVWELMESIGKTPTKMVTPNGTFTSKPKS; this is translated from the coding sequence ATGTCAAATTGGGTTCGAAGTACCGGTCTTGTGGCTGGTTTGATGTTGTTAGCTGTCTCTGTTTTTGCTCCCTCGCCTGTCCAAGCAGCGGATCCAGCGAAGTCGCAAATCGTGATGACGGTGGGCGAAATGTGCGGCGGCTGCGTGAAGAAGATCAGCAAACGCTTTGAAGGTGTCAAAGGCGTTGCCAAGGTACAGTGCAGCATCGAAAAGAAATCCGTCACCGTGGTCCCCGATCAAGGCGTGCGGCTGAGTCCGAAGGGCGTTTGGGAACTGATGGAAAGTATCGGCAAAACCCCGACCAAGATGGTGACACCAAACGGAACGTTTACGTCGAAGCCCAAGAGCTAG
- a CDS encoding DUF1559 domain-containing protein has product MYPRSFSGCRSGRAYKSAFTLVELLVVIAIIGVLVGLLLPAVQAAREAARRMQCSNNMKQVALALHNYESTHRSLPPAWVDWDALYADPLHVAHANVAVLPFLEGGNAESQYNYNVRWDHAENADMATNMPGTYQCPSNPEAGATEPDSGFQTCDYAHIRSDTGWITDPAPNRSMFEQNEIRKFRDVTDGLSHTILQYESAGRAALYVQGRTAVSPSWWSQEYRAWAGHFNSGWLYPYQVELDPNTGNPNVTWFVGTDIINVSNLYGAPYAFHTGGMQISLADGSVRFLTENIDMDVLSALTSIDGHEVVGEF; this is encoded by the coding sequence ATGTACCCACGCTCATTTAGCGGCTGTCGGTCGGGCCGCGCTTACAAATCGGCGTTTACGCTCGTCGAACTGCTCGTCGTCATTGCAATCATTGGCGTGTTGGTCGGTTTGCTATTGCCCGCCGTGCAAGCGGCCCGCGAGGCAGCCCGGCGGATGCAGTGCAGTAACAACATGAAACAAGTTGCCTTGGCACTGCACAACTACGAATCGACTCACCGCAGCCTTCCTCCGGCATGGGTCGATTGGGACGCATTGTATGCCGATCCGCTGCATGTCGCACACGCGAATGTTGCCGTACTTCCCTTTCTCGAAGGCGGCAACGCCGAGAGCCAATACAACTACAACGTCCGTTGGGATCATGCCGAGAACGCTGACATGGCCACCAACATGCCGGGGACGTATCAGTGTCCGTCCAATCCCGAAGCGGGAGCGACCGAACCCGATAGCGGATTTCAGACCTGCGACTACGCTCACATTCGTAGCGATACAGGATGGATCACCGATCCGGCACCGAATCGTTCGATGTTCGAGCAGAACGAAATTCGCAAGTTTCGTGATGTCACCGATGGCCTTAGCCACACGATTCTGCAATACGAATCGGCAGGTCGTGCCGCGTTGTATGTCCAAGGCCGAACTGCCGTCTCGCCCTCGTGGTGGTCTCAAGAATACAGGGCATGGGCAGGGCACTTTAACTCGGGATGGCTCTATCCCTACCAAGTGGAATTGGACCCCAATACTGGCAATCCGAATGTGACTTGGTTCGTGGGCACGGACATCATCAACGTCAGCAATCTTTACGGTGCTCCCTATGCGTTTCATACCGGAGGGATGCAAATCAGTTTGGCAGACGGCTCGGTTCGATTCTTGACCGAAAACATCGACATGGACGTGCTCAGCGCATTGACGTCGATTGATGGTCATGAAGTCGTTGGCGAGTTTTAG
- a CDS encoding PepSY-associated TM helix domain-containing protein, with protein MNTFDTAKLADRNRAVRFRLRKLWLLAHRWLGLTIGLVFVLIGLTGSLLVFDHAIDERLNSDLLLTNRSGQPRTVAEIIVAAEAFYDDGAKQALSVSRPRVDDGVWTVWFAGGTDQAPKYIAVHVDPYSASVTGQRVWGEDLMSWIYRLHFQLVAGRIGSIIVGIIGVLVLLSIGSGILLWWPLWKHSWRAAFAIRRGRRFNYDVHKTFGIVSAGFLAVITFTGVYMEFPAVFRSVAGVFSEVSKEPRDLTSDPQESRKPLTPDEAIAIARSTFPNAKFDHLHPPANENGTYEVAFRQPDEVQTSYGRSQVFLDQYSGRVLSVRSPADFSAADAFFAWQFPLHNGEAFGLMGRWAVLFFGLTPALLYISGAIVWWRKRRPQHSKNRRSAGQPTEIDSVADVVTDTERSRLPAAKELVSGTTR; from the coding sequence ATGAACACGTTCGATACGGCAAAGCTCGCCGATCGCAACCGTGCGGTTCGTTTTCGCTTGCGCAAACTTTGGCTGCTCGCTCATCGTTGGCTCGGGCTGACGATTGGCCTGGTGTTTGTGTTGATCGGGTTGACGGGAAGTTTATTGGTGTTCGATCACGCGATCGACGAGCGGCTGAACTCGGATTTATTGCTGACCAACCGCAGCGGGCAGCCGCGTACGGTGGCCGAGATTATCGTCGCGGCGGAAGCCTTCTATGACGACGGTGCTAAGCAGGCGCTCTCTGTCAGTCGGCCTCGCGTCGATGATGGCGTTTGGACGGTTTGGTTTGCCGGTGGGACGGATCAAGCACCCAAGTACATCGCAGTTCACGTTGATCCCTATTCCGCTTCGGTCACCGGACAACGGGTTTGGGGTGAGGATTTGATGTCATGGATCTACCGATTGCACTTTCAATTGGTCGCGGGCCGGATCGGCTCGATCATCGTCGGCATCATCGGCGTTTTGGTTTTGCTTTCGATCGGATCGGGAATCTTGCTCTGGTGGCCGCTGTGGAAACATAGTTGGCGTGCCGCATTTGCGATCCGTCGTGGACGGCGTTTCAACTATGACGTTCACAAGACGTTTGGGATCGTCAGTGCCGGCTTTCTCGCTGTGATCACCTTCACCGGCGTCTACATGGAATTCCCCGCCGTGTTCAGGTCGGTTGCGGGTGTTTTCAGCGAGGTGAGTAAAGAGCCCCGCGATCTGACCTCCGATCCACAAGAGTCTCGCAAACCGTTGACACCCGACGAAGCGATCGCGATCGCGAGATCCACATTTCCGAATGCCAAATTCGATCACCTGCATCCACCAGCGAACGAGAATGGAACCTATGAAGTCGCATTTCGTCAGCCTGATGAGGTTCAAACAAGCTACGGGCGTTCCCAAGTCTTCCTGGATCAATACAGCGGTCGTGTCTTGAGCGTCCGAAGCCCGGCAGACTTCTCAGCCGCCGACGCGTTCTTTGCCTGGCAATTCCCGCTTCACAACGGAGAGGCGTTTGGTTTGATGGGACGCTGGGCGGTTCTGTTTTTCGGGCTGACTCCGGCGCTGCTGTACATCAGTGGCGCCATCGTATGGTGGCGGAAACGTCGGCCACAACACTCCAAAAATCGACGATCGGCTGGCCAACCGACTGAGATCGACTCAGTCGCCGATGTGGTGACAGACACAGAGCGTTCGCGGCTACCCGCTGCGAAGGAGTTGGTGTCAGGGACCACGCGTTAG
- a CDS encoding DUF1559 domain-containing protein yields MRTSSRAKGFTLVELLVVIAIIGVLVGLLLPAVQAAREAARRMSCSNNFKQIGLAIHNYHAAYKQLPVHGGGTQGTHAGRHESGRRGNNRLERSALVALTPFFEQQALWEQISNPFQTTDSSGNVRTYNAMGPWPGMPLSAHLNWGNYDPWLTNIPTLRCPSDPGIGLPATGRTNYAMCTGDSCDTGFGGALNRMTGATQKGGTPPMYQRVRASQRGAFMVQLDSKFRDVLDGLSNTIFAGEILTDLGDRDKRTHLADNQVSNILNMGGNLACRQSLDPERPQFWSQTPSPNRLTGSGEERRGMKWASLLPIYTQMLTILPPNAELCGNNFYYSIAVAPPSSRHQGGVHVLMGDGAVKFVTDSIEAGDSGRGQVGVHAQHTDPDSVPGSESPYGLWGALGTRASKETIEDF; encoded by the coding sequence ATGAGAACATCAAGCCGAGCCAAAGGGTTCACGTTAGTGGAACTGCTAGTTGTAATCGCGATCATTGGGGTGCTTGTGGGGCTGCTATTGCCAGCTGTCCAGGCAGCTCGCGAAGCGGCTCGACGGATGAGCTGTAGCAACAACTTCAAGCAGATTGGTCTCGCGATCCACAACTATCATGCGGCCTACAAACAGCTGCCGGTTCACGGCGGCGGTACGCAAGGCACGCATGCCGGTCGCCACGAAAGCGGGCGGCGAGGCAATAATCGTCTCGAGCGATCGGCCTTGGTCGCATTGACGCCGTTCTTTGAACAACAAGCGTTATGGGAGCAAATCAGCAACCCATTTCAGACAACCGACAGCAGCGGAAACGTTCGCACCTACAACGCGATGGGGCCTTGGCCCGGCATGCCTCTTTCGGCTCACTTGAACTGGGGCAACTACGATCCTTGGTTGACAAACATTCCGACGCTTCGTTGCCCGAGCGACCCCGGTATTGGGCTTCCCGCGACCGGTCGTACGAACTACGCGATGTGTACCGGTGACTCTTGTGACACCGGGTTTGGTGGAGCACTCAATCGGATGACGGGGGCGACTCAAAAAGGTGGAACACCTCCGATGTACCAACGAGTCCGGGCTTCGCAGCGAGGGGCGTTCATGGTCCAGCTCGATTCGAAGTTCCGCGACGTGCTTGATGGATTGTCTAACACCATTTTTGCAGGCGAGATCCTGACGGATTTGGGCGACCGTGATAAGCGAACTCATCTGGCCGATAACCAAGTCTCGAACATTTTGAACATGGGCGGAAACTTGGCTTGTCGTCAAAGTCTCGACCCAGAACGTCCACAATTCTGGTCCCAAACGCCCTCGCCGAACCGTTTGACCGGCAGCGGAGAAGAGCGTCGTGGAATGAAGTGGGCATCCTTGTTGCCGATCTATACTCAAATGTTGACGATCCTGCCGCCCAACGCCGAGCTCTGCGGCAATAACTTCTACTACTCGATCGCGGTCGCGCCACCGAGTAGCCGTCACCAAGGCGGCGTGCATGTTTTGATGGGAGATGGTGCGGTGAAGTTCGTCACCGATTCGATCGAGGCTGGTGATTCGGGCCGTGGTCAAGTCGGCGTTCATGCTCAGCACACCGACCCCGATTCGGTTCCAGGTAGCGAAAGTCCTTATGGGCTTTGGGGAGCTTTGGGAACTCGGGCTTCGAAGGAAACCATCGAGGATTTCTAG
- the thrS gene encoding threonine--tRNA ligase, with protein sequence MSNASSANVQIQLPDGTLHEHPANTTAMDIAKGISEGLARGVIAAEVHGRVVDANRPLGELNDDDQPIPLRLLTSRDAEALDVLRHSAAHVMARAVMRLYKGVSLAFGPTTSGGFYYDFDIPEKISEDDFPKIEAEIKKIIKDKEPFERFILDRDEARKLCDDLDQDLKVEHIDTGLSDQSTVSFYRQGEFVDLCRGPHIPDAGKIKAIKLMSVAGAYWKGDASGRQLQRLYGTAFFDKKELAAYLEQLEEAKRRDHRVLGKQHGLFAINPEVGQGLCLWLPKGARVRVTLEEFLRKELLTRGYDPVYSPHIGRVELYETSGHFPYYRDSQFSPLFGSEAGGLVDAWTQRLADGTLDRDSEEKLMEAAKVLGAEFPDYKASASSEDKQKVLHRWQTVHERYLIKPMNCPHHCHMFKAMPRSYRQLPLRLFEFGTVYRHEQTGELNGMLRVRGLTQDDAHIFCTGDQVEQEFRATIELTKFVLNAVGLDDYRVQLSLRDPDSDKYVGSEENWDHAEGALRGVLESSGLDFNEEPGEAAFYGPKADFMVRDCIGRSWQLGTVQLDYNLPERFKLEYTGSDNSTHRPVMIHRAPFGSLERFTGMLIEHFAGAFPMWLSPEQVRVLPLSDKSLDYAVAVAKQFDEAGLKVTIDNNDGKVQAKIRNAQLDLVNYMAVVGPKEAEAGQVALRDRIDGDLGSMPIAEAIARLKDEIATRKVRQAVKSSLSSAAAVDSGATGHEY encoded by the coding sequence ATGTCTAACGCATCCAGCGCGAACGTACAAATCCAGCTTCCCGATGGCACCCTTCACGAGCATCCCGCCAACACCACCGCGATGGATATCGCCAAAGGGATCAGCGAAGGCTTGGCCCGCGGCGTGATTGCCGCCGAGGTCCACGGCCGTGTGGTCGACGCCAACCGCCCCTTGGGCGAATTGAACGACGATGATCAACCGATCCCGTTGCGTTTGTTGACCAGCCGTGATGCCGAAGCCCTTGACGTTCTGCGTCACTCGGCGGCCCACGTGATGGCCCGCGCCGTGATGCGGCTGTACAAGGGCGTTTCGCTCGCGTTCGGCCCCACCACCTCGGGCGGCTTCTATTACGATTTCGACATCCCCGAAAAGATCAGCGAAGACGATTTCCCCAAGATCGAAGCGGAAATCAAAAAGATCATCAAGGACAAAGAGCCGTTTGAACGGTTTATCCTCGATCGCGACGAAGCACGCAAACTTTGCGACGACTTGGACCAGGATCTAAAGGTCGAGCACATCGACACTGGATTGTCGGATCAATCCACTGTCAGCTTCTATCGCCAAGGTGAATTCGTAGACCTCTGCCGCGGACCGCACATTCCGGACGCCGGCAAGATCAAGGCGATCAAATTGATGAGCGTCGCCGGCGCGTATTGGAAAGGCGATGCGTCAGGGCGGCAACTGCAGCGACTATACGGCACTGCGTTCTTTGACAAGAAAGAACTGGCCGCCTACCTCGAACAGCTCGAAGAAGCCAAACGCCGCGACCACCGCGTGCTCGGTAAACAACACGGATTGTTTGCGATCAACCCCGAAGTCGGCCAAGGGCTCTGTCTGTGGCTTCCCAAAGGGGCTCGTGTCCGTGTGACCCTCGAAGAATTCCTTCGCAAGGAACTACTTACCCGCGGTTACGATCCGGTCTACAGCCCGCACATCGGGCGTGTGGAGCTTTACGAAACCAGCGGTCACTTTCCGTATTACCGCGATAGCCAATTCTCGCCCTTGTTCGGCAGCGAAGCCGGCGGATTGGTGGATGCCTGGACTCAGCGGCTAGCGGATGGAACACTCGATCGCGACAGCGAAGAAAAGTTGATGGAAGCCGCCAAGGTGTTGGGCGCGGAATTCCCCGACTACAAAGCATCGGCATCCAGCGAAGACAAACAAAAGGTCCTGCATCGTTGGCAAACCGTCCATGAACGGTATCTGATCAAACCGATGAACTGTCCGCATCACTGTCACATGTTCAAGGCGATGCCGCGGTCGTATCGTCAATTGCCTCTGCGATTGTTCGAATTCGGCACCGTGTATCGACACGAACAAACCGGTGAATTGAATGGGATGCTCCGCGTTCGCGGATTGACTCAAGACGACGCTCATATCTTCTGTACCGGCGATCAAGTCGAACAAGAATTCCGAGCGACCATCGAATTGACCAAGTTCGTACTCAATGCAGTGGGACTGGACGATTATCGTGTGCAGCTAAGTTTGCGAGACCCCGACAGCGACAAGTATGTTGGCAGCGAAGAGAACTGGGATCATGCCGAAGGCGCTCTCCGCGGCGTGCTGGAGAGCTCGGGGTTGGATTTCAACGAAGAACCGGGCGAGGCGGCATTCTACGGTCCCAAGGCCGACTTTATGGTTCGCGATTGCATCGGTCGGTCTTGGCAGCTCGGTACCGTTCAGCTCGATTACAACCTGCCCGAACGGTTCAAGCTCGAGTACACCGGTAGCGACAACTCGACCCATCGGCCGGTGATGATTCACCGGGCTCCGTTTGGATCGCTCGAGCGTTTCACCGGGATGTTGATCGAACACTTTGCCGGTGCGTTCCCCATGTGGCTATCGCCCGAGCAAGTTCGTGTGTTGCCGCTGAGCGACAAGTCGCTTGACTATGCCGTGGCAGTCGCCAAACAGTTCGACGAAGCTGGATTGAAGGTGACGATCGACAACAACGACGGCAAAGTGCAAGCGAAGATCCGCAACGCGCAGCTGGACTTGGTCAACTACATGGCGGTGGTCGGTCCGAAAGAGGCCGAAGCAGGCCAGGTGGCGCTGCGAGACCGAATCGATGGCGATCTCGGATCGATGCCGATTGCCGAAGCAATCGCGCGGCTCAAAGACGAGATCGCGACTCGCAAAGTACGGCAAGCGGTCAAGAGCAGCCTCAGCAGTGCGGCCGCCGTTGACTCGGGTGCCACCGGCCACGAATACTAG
- a CDS encoding 3'-5' exonuclease: MTEKVAHFIFDVESIADGELIADVRYGGQGLSPEEAIATYQDELVEQNGTTFIPYTYQIPISVVIAKVARDFSLIDIVSLDEPHFRPHVITEHFWRGWEMYGQPQWVTFNGRSFDLPIMELAAFRYGISAAKWFKNDGYRSPRNRFTTEAHLDLQELLTNYGAARCNGGLNLVAQLVKKPGKMDLRGDQVQQQYDEGKLTEISDYCRCDVLDTYFIFLRSMVLMGKTTIDNEMQLVQKAKEWIQQRADTSEAYTAYLNAWRDWEKPQDKTVEKAKAAAESETPETSEAAETSDS, translated from the coding sequence ATGACCGAAAAAGTTGCCCATTTCATTTTCGACGTGGAGAGTATCGCCGACGGAGAGTTGATTGCCGACGTCCGCTACGGAGGTCAAGGACTTTCACCCGAGGAAGCGATCGCGACGTATCAAGACGAACTGGTCGAACAAAACGGCACCACGTTTATCCCGTACACCTACCAGATTCCGATTTCGGTCGTGATTGCCAAGGTGGCCCGCGACTTTAGCCTGATTGACATCGTTTCGCTCGACGAACCCCACTTTCGCCCTCACGTGATCACCGAACATTTTTGGCGAGGCTGGGAGATGTACGGGCAACCTCAATGGGTGACCTTCAACGGCCGCTCGTTTGATCTGCCGATCATGGAATTGGCGGCCTTTCGTTACGGCATCTCGGCTGCCAAGTGGTTCAAGAACGACGGCTATCGATCGCCGCGAAACCGATTTACCACCGAAGCTCACTTGGATTTGCAAGAGTTATTGACCAATTATGGCGCCGCACGCTGCAACGGCGGTCTGAACCTTGTCGCCCAATTGGTCAAAAAGCCGGGCAAGATGGATTTGCGTGGCGACCAAGTCCAGCAGCAATATGACGAGGGCAAGCTGACCGAGATCAGCGATTATTGCCGCTGCGACGTGCTCGATACTTACTTCATTTTCTTGCGATCGATGGTGTTGATGGGAAAAACCACGATCGACAACGAAATGCAGTTGGTGCAGAAGGCCAAAGAATGGATCCAGCAACGCGCCGATACTTCCGAAGCCTACACCGCGTACCTGAATGCGTGGCGTGATTGGGAAAAACCGCAAGACAAAACGGTCGAAAAGGCAAAGGCGGCCGCCGAGAGCGAAACGCCCGAAACCAGTGAAGCGGCCGAAACCAGCGACAGCTAG